From Pirellulales bacterium, one genomic window encodes:
- the rpsR gene encoding 30S ribosomal protein S18 — MFVDYKDLDLLNKLTNRQGKIVSRRKSGCTAASQHAVTLAVKRARFMALLPYVGE; from the coding sequence ATGTTTGTCGATTACAAAGACCTCGATTTGCTCAATAAGCTCACCAACCGCCAGGGCAAGATTGTCAGCCGCCGCAAAAGCGGCTGCACCGCCGCCAGCCAGCATGCGGTTACACTGGCTGTAAAACGCGCTCGTTTTATGGCGCTATTGCCCTATGTGGGCGAGTAA
- a CDS encoding nucleoside deaminase, which yields MVQPVDLMRMAIDKCRQGMAAGNSPFGCAIARGDEIVSVAHNTVLTTIDITAHAEVNALRLGCQHTNQIFLAGAIVATTCEPCPMCMSALHWARVEAVYFGATVQDAMDAGFNELQIAAEKIAALGGSKVKLIPGMLADECKQLFSEWKKLPAARTY from the coding sequence ATGGTCCAACCTGTCGATCTGATGCGCATGGCCATCGACAAATGCCGCCAAGGAATGGCGGCCGGCAATAGCCCCTTCGGCTGCGCCATCGCTCGTGGCGATGAAATCGTTTCCGTCGCCCACAACACGGTGCTGACGACCATCGACATTACCGCCCATGCCGAAGTGAATGCCCTGCGACTCGGCTGCCAACACACGAACCAAATTTTCTTAGCAGGCGCGATCGTCGCCACGACTTGCGAACCGTGCCCAATGTGCATGTCTGCGCTGCATTGGGCGCGCGTGGAAGCGGTCTATTTTGGCGCAACCGTTCAAGACGCCATGGACGCTGGTTTCAACGAGTTGCAAATCGCCGCCGAAAAAATTGCCGCTCTGGGCGGAAGCAAGGTCAAACTCATCCCTGGTATGCTCGCCGATGAATGCAAGCAGCTCTTCAGCGAATGGAAAAAACTCCCCGCTGCGCGAACGTACTGA
- the queF gene encoding NADPH-dependent 7-cyano-7-deazaguanine reductase QueF — MKNFRTALETFDNQFPHREYTIETICPEFTSVCPKTGQPDFGTLTITYSPAAKCIELKSLKLYLQQFRNEGIFYEHITNFILDDLVAVTLPRWMKLVAAFTPRGGIHTSVTAEYWATGGK, encoded by the coding sequence ATGAAAAACTTTCGTACGGCACTTGAAACATTCGATAATCAGTTTCCCCACCGGGAATATACGATCGAAACGATATGCCCAGAGTTCACTTCGGTCTGTCCGAAGACTGGGCAGCCCGATTTCGGCACATTAACGATCACCTATAGCCCGGCGGCAAAGTGCATCGAACTAAAAAGCTTGAAACTGTACTTGCAACAGTTTCGCAACGAGGGGATTTTCTACGAGCACATCACGAATTTCATTTTGGACGATCTAGTGGCGGTGACTCTGCCGCGGTGGATGAAGCTCGTCGCGGCCTTCACGCCCCGAGGAGGCATCCACACATCAGTGACGGCGGAGTATTGGGCGACAGGCGGCAAGTGA
- the fabF gene encoding beta-ketoacyl-ACP synthase II — translation MNRRVVITGLGAVTSLGCNVEELWQRVLRGESGVRKLTRFDTEKFKVKFGGEIGDWAPSEAYVSAKELRRIDRFTQFALVAGIDAVRQSGLDFSQEELFNCGVILGSGIGGLHEIEDQTERLLMKGPDRVSAFLIPKMMVNAASGQLSIVYKLRGPNTAVATACASAANAMGDAFNTIRRGAADVMITGGSEAAITPMSIAGFSNMKALSERNDAPQKASRPFDKDRDGFVLSEGAGILIFEELEHAKQRDAKIFAEVLGYGTSGDGGHITQPDENGTGAAKAMQRALADAQLNPTDVGYINAHGTSTPLGDAAETRAIKSIFGDHAKKVSISSTKSQIGHLLGASGGVELVFAVLALRDSLIPPTINLDTPDPECDLDYTPKEPRERRLKAAISNSFGFGGHNACLAVGLPRNN, via the coding sequence GCAAGCTCACGCGGTTCGACACGGAAAAATTCAAAGTCAAATTCGGCGGCGAAATCGGTGACTGGGCGCCAAGCGAAGCGTATGTTTCGGCAAAGGAATTGCGCCGGATTGATCGATTCACGCAATTTGCGCTGGTGGCTGGCATCGACGCCGTGCGGCAAAGCGGGCTCGATTTCTCACAGGAAGAGCTGTTCAACTGCGGCGTCATCTTGGGCTCGGGAATCGGCGGATTACACGAAATTGAAGATCAAACCGAGCGGCTACTGATGAAAGGCCCCGATCGGGTTTCCGCCTTCCTCATTCCGAAAATGATGGTGAATGCGGCCAGCGGGCAGTTGTCGATCGTTTACAAATTGCGAGGTCCGAATACCGCAGTGGCCACGGCTTGTGCAAGTGCGGCCAACGCGATGGGAGATGCATTCAACACCATCCGCCGCGGCGCTGCCGATGTGATGATCACTGGCGGCTCCGAAGCGGCCATCACGCCGATGAGCATTGCTGGGTTTTCGAACATGAAGGCGCTCTCCGAGCGGAACGACGCTCCACAAAAAGCCAGCAGGCCGTTCGATAAAGATCGCGACGGCTTTGTGCTGAGCGAAGGAGCTGGAATTCTTATTTTCGAGGAACTCGAACACGCCAAGCAACGTGATGCAAAGATCTTTGCCGAAGTGCTTGGCTACGGCACGAGTGGTGATGGCGGGCACATTACCCAGCCCGACGAAAACGGCACAGGAGCGGCCAAAGCGATGCAGCGGGCGCTGGCGGACGCACAACTAAACCCGACCGACGTCGGATACATCAACGCCCATGGAACAAGTACGCCACTGGGCGATGCTGCCGAAACGCGGGCGATCAAAAGCATTTTTGGCGACCATGCAAAGAAAGTGAGCATTTCCAGCACAAAAAGCCAAATCGGCCACTTGCTTGGCGCCAGCGGCGGCGTGGAATTGGTATTCGCCGTGCTGGCCCTTCGAGATAGCTTGATCCCACCGACGATTAATCTCGATACACCCGATCCAGAGTGCGATTTAGATTACACGCCGAAAGAGCCTCGCGAGCGTCGTCTGAAGGCCGCGATTAGCAATAGCTTCGGGTTCGGCGGACACAATGCATGTTTGGCAGTGGGATTACCGAGAAATAATTGA
- a CDS encoding acyl-CoA thioesterase — MHFAAFFPLMESVEHECFRHLGLRMLSRDEAGAVSWPRVHADCDYRAAVGFEDVLSVSLTIARLGEKSVTYSFDIRHGEQLAAEGSITAVCCRMAPNRPPQSIPIPANIREKLCQFAV; from the coding sequence ATGCATTTCGCGGCATTCTTTCCGTTGATGGAATCCGTGGAGCACGAATGCTTCCGCCATCTCGGCCTCCGGATGCTTTCCCGCGATGAAGCCGGTGCCGTGAGTTGGCCTCGCGTACACGCTGACTGCGATTATCGCGCTGCGGTGGGGTTTGAAGATGTGTTGTCGGTGTCGCTCACGATTGCCCGACTGGGCGAAAAGAGTGTCACCTACAGTTTCGACATTCGGCATGGCGAGCAACTAGCGGCTGAAGGAAGCATTACTGCCGTCTGTTGCCGGATGGCGCCAAATCGGCCGCCGCAGTCGATTCCGATTCCGGCGAACATCAGGGAAAAGCTGTGTCAGTTTGCCGTCTGA